In Ochrobactrum vermis, the following proteins share a genomic window:
- the zapE gene encoding cell division protein ZapE, whose protein sequence is MSFDGNLKAFPSLREHYDAMVAAGDVEADPAQLELTDRYDRLIEEICTKRLSRKSSALGWLFGKRKEASSVIKGLYVHGEVGRGKTMLMDMFFSLLPVERKRRAHFNDFMVDVHDRIYAHRQAHKRGETKQDDPIPPVADALSQQAWVLCFDEFTVTDIADAMILSRLFSALFARGVVLVATSNVAPDNLYRDGLNRQLFLPFIDILKQHVDVINLDSRTDYRLEKLDRQPVYLSPLGAETTKRMDAAWAAQKDGAHEKPDVIRIKGRDIEVARAAHGAARFTFDALCSKPLGASDYIAIVKHYPTLFIDDVPVLDYSRRNEAKRFILLVDVLYDHHARVFISAEAQPEKLYLASKGTEAFEFDRTASRLFEMQSADYLAEPPGKAG, encoded by the coding sequence ATGTCTTTCGACGGTAATTTGAAGGCGTTTCCCTCCCTTCGCGAACATTATGATGCAATGGTCGCGGCGGGTGATGTGGAAGCCGACCCAGCTCAACTCGAACTCACCGACCGTTACGACCGGCTGATCGAGGAAATCTGCACCAAACGCCTGTCACGTAAATCGAGCGCGCTCGGCTGGCTGTTCGGCAAGCGCAAGGAAGCATCGAGCGTCATCAAGGGGCTTTACGTGCACGGCGAGGTCGGGCGCGGCAAGACCATGCTGATGGATATGTTCTTTTCGCTGCTGCCGGTGGAACGCAAGCGCCGCGCCCATTTCAACGACTTCATGGTTGATGTGCATGATCGCATTTATGCGCATCGTCAGGCGCATAAGCGCGGCGAGACCAAGCAGGACGATCCGATCCCGCCGGTAGCCGATGCCTTGAGCCAGCAGGCGTGGGTTCTGTGTTTCGACGAATTCACCGTGACGGATATCGCCGATGCGATGATCCTGTCGCGCCTGTTCAGCGCGTTGTTTGCGCGTGGGGTTGTGCTGGTGGCGACATCCAACGTTGCGCCGGACAATCTTTATCGCGATGGCCTGAACCGGCAGCTCTTCCTGCCCTTCATCGATATCCTCAAGCAGCATGTCGATGTGATCAACCTCGATTCGCGCACTGATTACCGCCTCGAAAAACTCGACCGCCAGCCGGTCTATCTGTCACCGCTGGGTGCCGAGACCACCAAGCGCATGGATGCGGCCTGGGCGGCGCAAAAGGACGGCGCGCACGAAAAGCCGGACGTGATCCGCATCAAGGGGCGCGACATCGAGGTTGCCCGCGCCGCGCATGGTGCTGCGCGCTTCACTTTCGATGCACTCTGTTCAAAACCGCTTGGTGCCTCGGACTATATCGCCATCGTCAAGCACTATCCGACGCTGTTCATCGACGATGTACCGGTGCTGGACTATTCGCGCCGCAATGAGGCCAAACGATTCATTCTGCTGGTTGACGTGCTTTACGATCATCACGCGCGGGTGTTCATTTCCGCCGAAGCCCAGCCTGAAAAGCTCTATCTCGCGAGCAAGGGCACGGAGGCGTTCGAGTTCGACCGCACCGCTTCCCGCCTTTTCGAGATGCAGAGCGCGGACTATCTGGCCGAGCCGCCCGGCAAGGCCGGATAG
- a CDS encoding protease inhibitor Inh/omp19 family protein, translating into MGISKASLLGLAAAGIVLAGCQSSRFGNLDTVSPPPPPPPVNAAPAGAVQKGNLNSPNASQFPTAPTTDPNAQPGTQVASLPPASAPDLTPGSVAGVWNASLGGQSCKIATPQTKYGQGFRAGPLRCPGELGNLASWAVNGKQLVLYDANGGTVASLYSSGQSRFDGQTSGGQAVSLSR; encoded by the coding sequence ATGGGAATTTCGAAAGCAAGTCTGCTCGGCCTCGCGGCAGCTGGCATTGTCCTGGCCGGTTGCCAGAGCTCGCGGTTCGGCAATCTCGACACGGTTTCGCCACCGCCGCCACCGCCGCCGGTCAATGCCGCTCCGGCAGGTGCGGTGCAGAAGGGCAACCTTAATTCGCCCAATGCTTCGCAGTTCCCGACTGCTCCGACCACGGACCCGAATGCACAGCCCGGCACGCAGGTTGCAAGCTTGCCGCCGGCATCAGCGCCGGACCTGACGCCAGGCTCCGTCGCCGGTGTATGGAATGCATCGCTCGGCGGACAGAGCTGCAAGATAGCGACGCCACAGACCAAATATGGTCAAGGTTTCCGCGCCGGTCCGCTGCGCTGCCCGGGTGAACTGGGCAATCTTGCTTCCTGGGCTGTCAACGGCAAGCAGCTCGTTCTCTATGATGCGAATGGCGGTACTGTCGCTTCGCTCTATTCTTCGGGACAGAGCCGCTTCGACGGACAGACTTCCGGCGGTCAGGCCGTGTCGCTTTCGCGCTAA
- the dapF gene encoding diaminopimelate epimerase translates to MATRAAFAKMNGLGNQIIVADMRGRADRITPEAAIRLAGDSETAFDQIMAIHDPRTVGTDNYIAIINCDGTEAQACGNGTRCVVQALAAETGRQDFTFETRAGILTATEHEDGLISVDMGKPRFDWQDIPLAEEFRDTRMIELQVGPIDAPVLHSPSVASMGNPHAIFWVDRDVRSYELEKFGPLLEHHPIFPERANISIARVTSPETIDLRTWERGAGLTRACGSAACAAAVSAVRTRRTGRTVTVNVPGGPLRIEWRDDDHVMMTGPAEWEFSGTFDPATGEWNRDAQNDKGAA, encoded by the coding sequence ATGGCCACCAGGGCAGCCTTCGCCAAGATGAACGGGCTTGGCAATCAGATCATCGTTGCCGACATGCGCGGCCGCGCCGATCGGATTACGCCTGAAGCTGCGATCCGTCTTGCAGGCGACAGCGAGACCGCCTTCGATCAGATCATGGCGATTCACGATCCGCGTACAGTGGGAACCGACAACTATATAGCGATCATCAATTGCGACGGCACCGAAGCGCAGGCTTGCGGCAATGGTACACGCTGCGTCGTGCAGGCGCTGGCCGCCGAGACAGGCAGGCAGGATTTCACCTTTGAAACCCGCGCCGGAATTCTGACCGCGACCGAACACGAAGACGGCCTGATTTCCGTCGATATGGGCAAGCCACGCTTCGACTGGCAGGATATTCCGCTTGCCGAAGAATTTCGCGATACACGCATGATCGAACTGCAGGTCGGCCCCATCGACGCACCAGTGCTGCATTCGCCGTCGGTTGCGTCCATGGGCAATCCGCATGCAATCTTCTGGGTCGACCGCGATGTCCGGTCCTATGAGCTGGAAAAATTCGGACCGCTTCTGGAGCATCATCCGATCTTTCCTGAGCGCGCCAATATCTCCATTGCCCGTGTCACTTCGCCCGAGACAATCGATCTGCGCACATGGGAGCGCGGTGCGGGTCTCACCCGCGCCTGCGGTTCCGCCGCCTGTGCCGCCGCCGTCTCGGCAGTGCGCACGCGCCGCACCGGACGCACGGTTACCGTCAATGTTCCCGGCGGCCCGCTCAGGATCGAGTGGCGCGACGACGATCACGTCATGATGACCGGCCCCGCCGAGTGGGAGTTCTCAGGCACTTTCGATCCCGCTACCGGCGAATGGAACCGCGACGCCCAAAATGACAAGGGTGCAGCCTGA
- the mtaB gene encoding tRNA (N(6)-L-threonylcarbamoyladenosine(37)-C(2))-methylthiotransferase MtaB gives MTVEVVTFGCRLNTYESEVMKREADAAGLGELKDGAIIFNTCAVTAEAVRQARQAIRKARRENPEARIIVTGCAAQTEADNFAAMDEVDLILGNEEKLKSNSYRMLPDFGVNQFEKVRVNDIMEVRETASHMVDAIEGRARAFVQVQNGCDHRCTFCIIPYGRGNSRSVPMGAVVDQVKRLVGNGYAEVVLTGVDMTSYGPDLPGSLRLGKLVKTVLNQVPDLQRLRLSSIDSIEADDDLMDAIANEKRLMPHLHLSLQAGDDMILKRMKRRHLRDDSIRFCEAVRSLRPDIVFGADIIAGFPTETEEMFANSMKIVEECGLSHLHVFPYSAREGTPAARMPQVRREIVKERAARLRAVGDRAYEKHLASLNGTVQRLLIEKEGIARTEGFTLASVDGGAPGEIIERIVTGHDGEKLLTRQVEPQAA, from the coding sequence ATGACGGTGGAAGTCGTAACATTCGGATGCCGTCTCAACACCTATGAATCAGAGGTGATGAAACGCGAAGCCGATGCCGCGGGACTTGGTGAATTGAAGGATGGCGCGATCATCTTCAACACGTGCGCCGTGACGGCGGAAGCTGTGCGCCAGGCGCGTCAGGCGATCCGCAAGGCACGCCGTGAAAACCCGGAAGCGCGCATCATCGTCACCGGCTGCGCCGCGCAGACCGAAGCGGACAATTTTGCCGCCATGGACGAAGTCGATCTCATTCTCGGCAATGAGGAAAAACTGAAATCCAATTCCTACCGAATGCTGCCGGATTTCGGCGTCAACCAGTTCGAAAAGGTCCGCGTCAACGACATTATGGAAGTGCGCGAAACCGCAAGCCATATGGTCGATGCCATCGAAGGCCGCGCGCGTGCTTTCGTGCAGGTACAGAACGGCTGCGATCATCGCTGCACCTTCTGCATCATTCCCTATGGTCGTGGTAACTCCCGCTCCGTTCCGATGGGCGCGGTGGTGGATCAGGTCAAGCGCCTTGTCGGCAACGGTTATGCCGAAGTGGTGCTGACCGGCGTGGACATGACCTCCTACGGTCCCGATCTTCCGGGAAGCCTGCGTCTCGGCAAGCTGGTGAAGACCGTTCTCAACCAGGTGCCGGATCTGCAGCGCCTGCGTCTTTCCTCCATCGATTCCATCGAGGCCGATGACGATCTGATGGATGCGATTGCCAATGAAAAGCGCCTGATGCCGCATTTGCATCTGTCGCTCCAGGCGGGCGACGACATGATCCTGAAGCGTATGAAGCGCCGCCATCTGCGCGACGATTCGATCCGTTTCTGCGAAGCGGTTCGGTCGCTGCGCCCCGATATCGTGTTCGGCGCGGACATCATCGCCGGTTTCCCGACCGAAACAGAAGAGATGTTCGCAAATTCGATGAAGATCGTCGAGGAATGCGGCCTGTCCCACCTCCACGTCTTCCCCTACAGCGCACGCGAAGGCACCCCCGCCGCCCGCATGCCGCAGGTGCGGCGCGAAATCGTCAAGGAACGTGCAGCGCGTTTGCGTGCCGTTGGCGACCGCGCTTATGAAAAGCACCTCGCTTCTCTCAACGGCACTGTGCAACGCCTGTTGATCGAGAAGGAAGGCATTGCGCGCACGGAGGGCTTTACGCTGGCATCGGTGGACGGCGGTGCACCGGGCGAAATCATCGAACGTATCGTGACAGGCCATGACGGTGAAAAACTCCTCACCCGTCAGGTAGAGCCGCAAGCGGCTTAA
- the ftsY gene encoding signal recognition particle-docking protein FtsY yields the protein MAMGFIKKMFSFGKKEVEEKPVEQPAPDAVETALETQFPETVETPEEAETAVVEVVISEPEAPVIANEPEPIEEPAAETVEDEKAEPEHPVAEIEIPIEQPPVMEPVAVEASAPEPVVEPEPEPVAEPEQPEVAKAPDASVVEEAVEPAPQPEPVKPKKVKVAKAVEEHEDEAPVEAVPEPKLSWFERLRRGLLRSSNSLSESIGGIFTKRKLDDDTLQDLEDVLIQADLGLETAMRVTDALSSGRYGKDVTGEEVRTIMGAEIEKVLGPVAKPLELDLSHKPHVILVVGVNGTGKTTTIGKLAAKLTAGGLKVMLAAGDTFRAAAIEQLHIWGERTGSPVVSSKLGADAAGLAYDAWEKAKEAGSDVLIIDTAGRLQNKAELMEELAKIVRVLGKHDPEAPHTVLQTLDATTGQNALNQVEIFKNIAGVNGLVMTKLDGTARGGILVAISAKHKLPIYFIGVGEGVDDLEPFAAKDFARAIAGVA from the coding sequence ATGGCAATGGGTTTCATCAAGAAAATGTTCTCCTTCGGCAAGAAGGAGGTCGAGGAAAAACCGGTCGAACAACCGGCTCCCGATGCTGTGGAAACGGCTTTAGAAACGCAGTTTCCTGAAACCGTCGAAACGCCCGAAGAAGCAGAAACAGCCGTCGTTGAAGTGGTCATTTCCGAACCGGAAGCGCCAGTGATCGCCAACGAGCCTGAGCCGATTGAAGAGCCTGCGGCTGAAACGGTTGAGGACGAAAAGGCAGAACCGGAGCATCCGGTTGCCGAGATTGAAATCCCGATTGAACAGCCTCCGGTGATGGAACCAGTCGCGGTTGAAGCATCTGCGCCAGAGCCTGTCGTTGAGCCAGAGCCCGAACCTGTTGCTGAACCTGAACAGCCTGAAGTCGCAAAAGCTCCCGATGCATCGGTTGTAGAGGAAGCGGTCGAACCCGCGCCCCAGCCAGAGCCGGTGAAGCCCAAAAAAGTCAAGGTCGCCAAGGCCGTTGAAGAACACGAGGACGAAGCACCGGTTGAAGCAGTGCCTGAACCAAAGCTTTCCTGGTTCGAGCGCCTGCGTCGCGGTTTGCTGCGTTCATCGAATTCGCTCAGCGAATCCATCGGCGGCATTTTCACCAAGCGCAAACTTGATGACGATACGCTGCAGGATCTCGAAGATGTGCTGATCCAGGCCGACCTCGGGCTTGAAACCGCCATGCGCGTAACCGATGCGCTGTCGTCCGGTCGCTACGGCAAGGACGTGACCGGCGAGGAAGTGCGCACCATCATGGGCGCGGAAATCGAAAAGGTTCTCGGCCCCGTGGCAAAGCCGCTGGAGCTTGATCTGTCACACAAGCCGCATGTCATTCTGGTTGTCGGCGTCAACGGCACCGGCAAGACCACGACCATCGGCAAGCTGGCCGCAAAACTGACCGCGGGCGGCCTCAAGGTCATGCTGGCGGCGGGCGACACTTTCCGCGCGGCCGCTATCGAGCAGCTGCACATCTGGGGCGAACGCACCGGCTCACCGGTCGTTTCCTCCAAGCTCGGCGCCGATGCGGCGGGGCTTGCCTATGATGCATGGGAAAAGGCCAAGGAAGCGGGAAGCGACGTTCTCATCATCGATACCGCTGGCCGTTTGCAGAACAAGGCCGAACTGATGGAAGAACTGGCCAAGATCGTGCGCGTGCTGGGCAAGCATGACCCGGAAGCGCCGCATACGGTGCTTCAGACGCTCGATGCAACCACCGGCCAGAACGCGCTCAATCAGGTCGAAATTTTCAAGAATATTGCCGGCGTCAACGGTCTGGTCATGACCAAGCTTGACGGAACCGCACGCGGCGGCATTCTGGTAGCAATTTCGGCCAAGCATAAACTGCCGATCTATTTCATCGGTGTCGGCGAAGGTGTCGACGATCTGGAACCCTTTGCGGCCAAGGATTTTGCCCGCGCCATCGCAGGAGTTGCCTGA
- a CDS encoding septation protein A, translating into MEHPVFERDPSQKSEAERKEVPPLLKLVLELGPLLVFFFANARGEMLIERFPVLASIGAPIFLATALFMAATVIALVISWVMTRTLPIMPLVSGIVVLVFGALTLWLHNDTFIKMKPTIVNTLFGAILLGGLFFGKSLLGYVFDSAFRLDAEGWRKLTLRWGLFFIFLAVVNEVVWRNFSTDAWVSFKVWGIMPITIVFTLLQMPLIQKHSLTEDNKTAS; encoded by the coding sequence ATGGAGCATCCCGTTTTCGAACGCGATCCGTCACAGAAAAGCGAAGCTGAACGCAAGGAGGTCCCGCCGCTGCTCAAGCTGGTGCTGGAGCTCGGACCACTTCTTGTCTTCTTCTTTGCCAATGCGCGCGGTGAAATGCTGATCGAGCGTTTTCCGGTGCTGGCTTCCATCGGCGCACCGATCTTTCTGGCAACGGCCCTGTTCATGGCCGCGACCGTGATCGCGCTCGTCATTTCATGGGTGATGACGCGCACGCTGCCTATCATGCCGCTTGTCTCCGGCATCGTCGTGCTGGTGTTCGGAGCACTGACACTCTGGCTGCACAACGATACCTTCATCAAGATGAAGCCCACCATCGTCAACACGCTGTTCGGCGCTATCCTGCTCGGCGGACTTTTCTTCGGTAAATCCCTGCTTGGTTATGTGTTCGATTCGGCCTTCCGTCTCGATGCCGAAGGCTGGCGAAAACTGACACTGCGCTGGGGTCTGTTCTTCATCTTCCTCGCTGTGGTCAACGAGGTTGTCTGGCGGAACTTCTCGACCGATGCATGGGTATCGTTCAAGGTGTGGGGCATTATGCCCATCACCATTGTCTTCACGCTTTTACAAATGCCGCTTATCCAGAAGCATTCACTGACGGAAGACAACAAGACCGCATCATAA
- the gloB gene encoding hydroxyacylglutathione hydrolase: protein MNGIAPRLEIEQFICRSDNYGVLIHDPQSALTASIDAPDAAAVEAALKRRGWTLDFIFTTHHHLDHVEGNEALKAKYAVSIIGPKAEEAKIPGIDRSVKDGDEFTFGLFRVKAIATPGHTAGEISYYLPDAKVVFTGDTLFALGCGRLFEGTPLTMFQSLQKLIALPGDTAVYCGHEYTESNARFALTIDPANSALKERATEIARLRAADRMTLPSSIALEMATNPFLRWHDAGIRSRLGLQDAPDEAVFAEIRKRKDMF from the coding sequence ATGAACGGGATCGCCCCAAGGCTTGAAATCGAACAGTTCATCTGCCGCAGCGACAATTATGGCGTTCTGATCCACGACCCGCAAAGTGCACTGACAGCATCCATCGATGCGCCCGATGCAGCCGCTGTCGAAGCGGCGCTGAAACGGCGTGGCTGGACGCTCGATTTCATCTTCACCACGCATCACCATCTCGACCATGTCGAGGGCAATGAAGCGCTAAAGGCGAAATACGCGGTCAGCATCATCGGCCCCAAGGCGGAAGAAGCAAAAATTCCCGGCATCGACCGTAGCGTGAAGGATGGCGACGAATTCACCTTTGGTCTCTTCCGGGTGAAAGCCATCGCAACACCGGGCCATACGGCGGGCGAAATTTCCTATTATCTTCCCGATGCGAAAGTCGTCTTCACGGGCGATACGCTTTTCGCACTCGGCTGCGGTCGGCTTTTCGAGGGAACGCCGCTTACCATGTTCCAGTCGCTGCAAAAGCTGATTGCGCTTCCCGGTGACACGGCGGTTTATTGCGGTCATGAATATACCGAAAGCAATGCCCGCTTTGCGCTCACCATCGACCCGGCCAATTCCGCTCTCAAGGAGCGCGCCACCGAGATTGCGCGGCTTCGTGCTGCCGACCGCATGACATTGCCGTCAAGCATTGCACTTGAAATGGCGACAAATCCCTTCCTGCGCTGGCATGATGCCGGTATTCGCAGCCGCCTCGGCCTGCAGGATGCACCTGATGAAGCCGTGTTCGCCGAAATACGCAAGCGCAAGGATATGTTCTGA